One window of the Triticum dicoccoides isolate Atlit2015 ecotype Zavitan chromosome 3B, WEW_v2.0, whole genome shotgun sequence genome contains the following:
- the LOC119278944 gene encoding protein FLX-like 3, with translation MAGRQRIGRQYYEEPRGFRDGPPPRLARERSISPRRFEGELSSRHGELRRIRDDNQHLVDEIVGLRQAMSRLKEDLHSSSQVILKLRAEKEVELRELTQRNLKLEAELRSLEPLRQDALQLRSEAGSLESLRQELNAKVQGLTKELEQQSSENQRIPAMIAERDDLRQELIRARAALDYEKNAKPELMAQVQAVEKDLVTMAQESEKLRAEIEKRRAPPPRVSGYGAYGPPPGMGVQGMYDGGYNTYTDRRYSTGAGPWDPPSYPRP, from the exons ATGGCAGGGAGACAGCGCATAGGTCGCCAGTACTATGAGGAACCACGAGGATTTCGTGATGGCCCTCCTCCTCGTCTTGCACGAGAAAGGTCTATCTCACCACGGCGCTTCGAGGGAGAGCTGTCTAGCCGCCATGGTGAGCTCCGCAGAATCCGTGACGACAACCAGCATCTGGTGGATGAAATTGTTGGACTCAGGCAAGCAATGTCTCGTTTGAAAGAAGATCTCCATTCCTCAAGTCAGGTTATACTCAAGCTCCGTGCAGAGAAAGAAGTTGAATTGAGGGAGCTGACTCAGAGGAATCTGAAGCTGGAAGCTGAGCTACGCTCTTTAGAACCCCTTAGGCAGGATGCCCTTCAGCTACGATCTGAAGCAGGCTCGCTGGAGTCTTTGAGGCAAGAGCTGAACGCAAAGGTGCAGGGTCTGACAAAGGAGCTTGAGCAGCAGAGCTCTGAAAACCAGCGCATACCTGCCATGATTGCTGAACGTGATGATCTGCGGCAGGAACTAATTCGTGCTAG GGCGGCTCTTGATTATGAGAAGAATGCAAAGCCAGAGCTGATGGCACAGGTGCAGGCAGTGGAGAAGGATCTGGTGACTATGGCTCAGGAGTCTGAGAAGCTTAGGGCTGAAATTGAGAAGAGAAGGGCACCACCACCTA GGGTCAGCGGCTATGGAGCTTACGGACCACCTCCTGGGATGGGCGTGCAAGGCATGTACGACGGCGGCTACAATACCTACACAGACAGGCGCTACAGTACGGGTGCTGGACCATGGGACCCCCCTAGCTACCCGCGCCCTTGA